CTGACCGAATTTTATGGTGAACCCCAACGATCACTCCGTGCAACAACCTGGAATCTGCTCCGTGACATTGCTGCTGAGTCGACCCTCCCGTGGTGCATAATCGGAGATTTCAACAACATTACTTCCCACGGTGATGTGAAAGGAGGCCGCCCCTATCCCGACACTCTCATTAACGGCTTCAACCTTGCCCTCTGTGATTGCCGACTTGATGAATTGGCTCTCGGTGGATACCAGTACACATGGGAGCGTGGAAGAGGAGGTCCTGCACATGTTGAAATCAGGTTAGATAGAGCTTTTGCTACTCATGAATGgttctttatttttcttgaaGCTAAACTGTCCAATTTTGATTACACTTCCTCTGATCATACACCCCTTCTTCTTGAACCCGATCAAGCTATGAATTTTATACTAGTCCGATTGTTTCGTTATGAGAATGCCTGGGGCCGTGAATCTTTGTGTGGGTAGTTGGTTAAAGACTGCTGGGAGGCAAATTCATATGTCTCTCTTGCTGAAAAAATCCATCTGTGTAGCTCTATTTTAACTGAATGGGGATATGAAATTACTGGTAGCTTTAAACAGAGactaaataaaagtaaaaagagAATGAGCCATCTAAAGTCGGCTACTGGCTCTTTTTCTACTGATGATTTTTCTGCAGAACAATGtaattattttgagattttagctCAACAAGAGATTTATTGGAAGCAACGATCGAAACAATTTTGGCTACATGCGGGTgacaaaaatagtaaatattttCATGCTACTGCAAGTGCTCGTAAACGTAGTAATGAAATTGTTCAATTGCAAGATAGTTCTGGTAATTGGAAGAATTGGTCTTCGGGGCTTGATCATGTTATTGTTGATTATTTCTCTTCTCTGTATAATGTCGAAGGTATCACTTGTGATTCTGTTGTGAGAGGCATCAATTGCTCTGTTTCTAATGATCATAATGaggctcttttgcaaccaattACTCCTGAAGAAATCAAGCAAGCTCTTTTCCAAATGCATCCTGACAAAGCACCAGGCCCCGATGGTATGGGTCCTGGTTTTTTTCAGCAGCATTGGGAGGTTGTTGGCCCTGATATTGTGCAACTTGTTATGAATTTCTTTGATACTGAGGAGCTTCCACCTGGTATAAATGACACTCATCTCGTGCTgattccaaaaaagaaaaattttactACTATGGGTGATCTGCGTCCTATTGCCTTGTGTAATGTCTGTTATAAAATTGTGGCCAAAGTTCTTGCAAACAGGATGAGAGGCATGATTGATCTTATTATCTCCTCCACACAGAGTGCCTTCATCCCTGGTAGACTCATATCTGACAACATTATGGTCGCTTTTGAATTCATGCATTATTTGAAACGGAAAAGAAGAGGCGAAAAAGGTTTCATGGCCTTAAAACTCGACATGAGTAAGGCATATGATCGTGTTGAGTGGGACTACCTGAAAGTTGTTATGGCTAAAATGGGATTTGCTAGCAAATGGATTAATCTTATTATGAAGTGTGTCACCTCTGTCAGATATTCTGTGGTTCATAGTGGTCATATCTTGGGTCCTATTAATCCTTCTCGTGGGATTCGTTAGGGTGATCCATTGTCAacatatttgtttattatttgcgCAGAAGGCTTTTCAGCTTTAATCAAGAGTTATGAGGCTAACAGAATTATACAAGGTTGCCGTGTGGCTAATGGGGCACCTTCTATTACGCATATGCTCTTTGCTGATGACAGTTATCTTTTCTGTCAAGCCACATCTGATGCTGCTGGGAGCATGAATAGACTTCTCCATACTTTTGAGCTTGCTTCTGGACAACGTGTCAATGCTACCAAGTCTTCCATCTTTTTTAGTCTCAATACAGAGACTTTGGTTAAGGAGCAAATCACTTCTACTCTTGGAATGGCCGAAGCTACTGTTGGCTCTTTTTATCTGGGGCTTCCAAATATCATTGGGAGGAAAAAAACGGTGATCCTTGGCTTTCTCAAGAACAAGATTGTTAACCGAATCAACAGTTGGGATGGTAAATTTCTTTCTCATGCTGGGAAAGAAATTTTGCTTAAAACTGTCATCCAATCCCTTCCAACGTATGCTATGAGTGTTTTCCTCATTCCTTTGGGTATTTGCCAAGACATTGAGAAACTTATGGCAAGCTTTTGATGGAGAACAAAAAGTTCAAATGGACAAGGTATCATCTGGATGTCTTGGGATCGCATGGCCGCACCTAAAGATTCTGGAGGTATGGGTTTTCGACATCTCCATGATTTCAATCTTGCCATGTTAGCTAAGCAAGGTTGGAGACTTCTTTGTTCATCATCTTCTCTTGCTAGTCAGGTGTACAAAGCTAAATACTACCCTCACACTGATTTTCTAAATGATGAATTGGGTAACAATCCTAGTTTTGTCTGGCGTAGCATTTGGAGTGCACAACATTTGGTTCGGCTAGGGGCTAGAATCACTATCGGTACCGGGCTTTCAACGCATATCCTCAAGCAACTTGGCTTCCTGATCCCGTCAACCCCTATGTCTCTACTATAGGACCGGGTCTTGATGAGTATATGGTTAGCTCTCTCTTTGATGTTTCTACTCGAAGCTGGGATGTCTCCCTTGTCAAGGATATGTTTAACACAGGGATGCGGATCTAATTCTTGGAATTCCACTTAGCTCTGCAGCTACTGAAGATTGTTGGTCTTGGACTGGGGATAGAACAGGCAGCTACACTGTTAAGTCTGCTTATGCTATGTTGCAACTACAAAAGAATTCTCGGTCTGGAGAAAACAATTCGGGATTCTGGCACAAACTTTGGCACCTTAAAATACCGCCTAAAGTGACAAATTTCATGTGGAGAGCAGTTTCTGATGCTCTTCCAACTTGCCTCCAACTGGTTACTAAGTGTGTAAGTATCTCTCCAACTTGTCCTGTTTGCCTTCAACATGTCGAGACATCTTCTCATATTCTCTTCAACTGCCCGCTTGCTTTAAGTTGCTGGCACAAGGTTGATCTGATCCCTCTTGCTGATTCGTAAGGCACTATTGGTCACTGGCTTGATAGTGTGTTTAATAACTATGATGATGATGTTATTTGCCGTGTGGTTATGATTTGTTGGGCTCTTTGGAAAGCAAGAAACACATTAGTTTGGGACAAAAAAgtttcttcttctactcaaATTCTCACTTCGGCTTGGGTTACTCTTGATCATTGGCGTAAAGCTCAAGACAAAACATGTTTATTATCATCCTCTCGTTTGCATGATGGTAGTAACATTGAGCAATGGATGACACCTACTTCTAATACGGTCAAGATCAATGTCGATGGTGCAATATTTGAGAAGGAAAATGCCTATGGGTTTGGTGTGGTTGCACGTGATTCAACTGGCCAAATACTCGACTTTATTGCCAAATATTACCATGGGAATTACAAGGCGGAGGTTGTTGAGGCTTTAAGGGTTAAGGAGGCCCTTAGTTGGATAAAAGACAAAGGGTGGAGCAAGATTGAGGTGGAAACCGACAGCTTACTCACTGTTCAAGCAATCTTTAGTAAACAACAAATGTCTTCTATCTTTGGCTTGGTTACTAATGATTGTAAAATTTTATTGTCTTCTTCACCTAATATTAGTTTACATTTTATTAAACGATCAGCAAATCGAGTGACACATTTTGTGGCTAGACGCTCTCGATTTTACTCTGATCGTAGCATTCTTGAGAATAATGTTCTGACTGATCTTCATGCTATCTTGTAATCAGAATGCTCATTTTaatgaagttgatattttatttttcaaaaaaaaaaaaaaacaatacaattatataaatatataaatattaatattaattaaacaataaaattagtattaaatagttttatatttatttttaatatatatttattaaaaaaaataaatttatatacaaaatttttaaaaaaatcaacatacaatttcttatataaaaaaaagtacaCAAATTTTTTAACGTACATTATagtgaagaaaaattaaaaactgaacaATCCTTACACAAAATAGAGATCTAAAACAGAAAGAAGACAATAAATCTACAAaaaatttatcatataattttaaaacataTCATCACCGTATTTTATTTGTAGTTACCATTACATTTAAAGTTAATGTCATTACTGTATCTCACTTAATATCTTTCCCAATAGGTAAAtatgtgaagaagaagaactgaataagaaataaaataaaaaaacttatattttaatggaaaaaaatagagagaacttgaggaagaaaaaagtgaaaaaaaaacgGTTATTTGCTCAAGATGACTATATAatataaacacataaaaaattTCTTAGAATGAAAGATCACGTGAGCCACCAGTATCtgtattgatttttttaatagaGTGTGTCCGATTTCATTGTGTTTGATAAAAGTGTTAAAGAAAATGTGAAGTAACATAAGGGAAATTTGACTATTTATACATTTATTAGATTAAAATTATTTCACTAAACCTAAGTAAACTCATATTGGCAAAATAGTCTAACATTTCATAAAATCCAATTCTACCCCTCCTATTTCAAACAcctaactctctctctctttctcccttATCTCTCTTGCTCTATGAACTCACCCCAAGAACTCGACCCACAACCCACCACTCACAACCTCGGTCATTTCTGTCCACGACCACCACGACCATAGACTCAACGACCCACAGACCTAATGACCACTGCGGACCCAACGACCTACGGACCCAAGGACTTCGTTATCAAGCACGGCTTCACTATCGGCAATGTTATTAAAGGAATAAATTGTATAACTAATGTTTGTATTATTTGTGAGTAGATGTTAGATTTAGGGTCGAAAACGGTAAGATTTGAGTTTTAagcaaaaaatagatttttttgccAGGCCCGATGGTGGTCCGATACCTTCCTGTTGTTAAAATGAGTAAAGGTTGAAGACGAAGGTCCGATGGTGCTCCAATGTTGGCATGATGATATGGTTTGATAGTAGTCCGATGGTGATTCGATGGTGGCCCGATGACTTTCTATTGTTAAAATGAGTAAAGGTTGTAGACAAATGTCTGATAgtggtccgatggtggtccAATGCTATGGTCCGAAGGCGGTCTGATGATGCCTTCTTGACGAGCTTAATGAATAGAGCTTAACATCTTTAAATGTAGAATATGGTTCGATGGTGGTCCgatgttacttttttttatgtacaaaaacataaaaaaaaattaaaaaaaaaaatagatagcaTCAGGCCATTATCAGACTCCATCAGACCAGTAGATGAGAATGAGGAGTATGGACAGTGAAgttagaagagaagagaagggaGAAGGGTACTATGGGTATgaatataaagtgtgcctatttttttaatattagtaAACTTAAAAGTTTAATATACACGaaatgtatacatataaattcaaatttcattAACATATATATAGCACAAAAACATGGATACATGATAATATTACTATCAGAAATCAAAAACCTCATGCCACACCAATAAAGAATAATCAAGCAcagttatacatatatatatatatatatattaattcaaaCTGCTGGTTCGTGATGTTTGATCTCCAAGCTTGGAGGTATGAATGATGTGTAAACTTGTTCCAAATCTACTTGGGTAGATTGTTCAATGGCTGCGATTTTGAGAGGAATGTGGTGGAATGAACGATGAAACTTCTTATGTGCAATGAAGccaaagagaaaagtgatgatTGGGAGTGGGACTAAGAGTGGTGTGTACACAAATTCCTTCACTCCAAAGTAACCAAACATGGTCACTTGGTATAATATCATAGCTGCAAGGATTCGAAATACCATGTGTGGCCACATTTCTCCATAGCTTTCATATTTTGTTACATATACTTTCAGAGCCTGCAACCATTATTAattgcatgcatgcatgcataattatgatcactatcaatataatctctatatatatatatgtaattttataaaggttaattaggattttttttcccTCGaaattttgtctaattttagtaaaaaaattttaagatgaaagttcagagagcatgatttagtacatattaaagtttaaggggcatgatttggtagatatcaaagtctagagaacatggtttagtacataaacaattcttgaaacaataaaattgaatgaaattagacaaaagtctttaaatctaacaattttaatagttcagagagaatttttaacagccaaaaaagttcatgagatatgatttggtacatgttcggaggaaaaaaatcctaattaaccttttataaatatatgtacctGATTACGTGTGACAAGCCATCCAATGGCAACATGTGCGAGGCCAAATGCAATAATAATTGGAGAAATAACAGAGTAGCAAAGAACAATGGTGACAACAAGCATGTCTTcaggaacctttgtatgaaacCCAAGGTCACCTGTTGGCCATGCTTCTTTTTCTTCTGCTTCTGTCTTGAATatcaattttctttttatatgaaAAGCAATCACAGCAACTATTCGAGAAAGTTCAACCCCAGACCCCACGAAAAACCTGAAATTAATCACACACACATAAAAATTACACATTTTCATTCCATGGGAAAATTCAAAaaagggtaaatattattttagaccttgtgttttgcaaaagttactaattagatcatctattttgttaaatgacaaaatggaccttgtattttccaaaatattacaaataggattctgaactgattttttatcaaaataaaatttaattataatttaatttaaaggtGTTacgacaaaactgtttacattttttatatctattcgtgttaggaattgtcttcaagttagttatattaaaaacaagttgtcaaaaattgaactcagggtcctatttttaccattttgaaaaatataaggtctattttatcatttaacaaaataaaaggtcaatcggtaacttttgcaaaacacaaaatccaaaatagtatttaccgttgaaaaagaaaaatacttttcTTACTTTAGAGCAACGTAGGAGATAAAGAAGGCTGCATTTTGAGGTATACTACTAGCAAGAATTTCAACAATGGAGTTTGGTTCTTGCTGAATTTCTTTGATTGTATTAAACAAAGTCCCACCAAGTGTGACACCAATGAACACATTCAACACAGTGAAGTAAAAAAACTTGCCAGCAGCACCTCTCTCTGCATGGCTCACAGAAGCAACCCCTTCTGCCTTAGAAAGAAACAAAAGCAACATAGGCAAAACAGACATAAACACAATCAACACAAGTTGTGGCAAATAAGCCTCAAGCACTGTCCTCACAATCCTCATTTTCAAAACCAACTTCAAAAATGGGAGAAGCTTCATCAAATTCTTCAAAGTTGTGAAAGCAGACACAACCCCAATTGGGATcatgtaaaataaaattgttagaGCAACAATGAAGTAAACAACATATTTCCTTAGTTGTCTTTCGAAGAACTTCATTCGAAGATTGTTCCATAGGAGTTGCGATGGTTCGGGGGCTTCGGTTACTGTCCATTCATCTACCAATTTGTCATGGAGGCTTTGAGCTGCTAAGGCTGCAGATACTCTGTTTGTGAAGAAAACTAATGCAGCATTTAATTGCTTATCTTTAAGTGTTTTTGttctttcttcttcatgttTGGATTCAAGTTCTTTGACTTTGTTTGTGTAGTGTTCAATGCTGTCTACTTCTCTTCCACATAGTCCAAGAAAGCCTAATTTGTGAGTAGGTCTTTTGGCTACTTCAGATGATGATGGTGATTTTTTGCCTTTTGTTTTTGACTCCTCATATATTGTTTCAGCTTGTGCAAGGTTTTTTCTTTGCTTTTCTAATCTTTTCCAAAGAATATTCacctatatattatgtatatatataagattgaATTAGAATGTTTTTGTGATGAGTTCAACAAACTCAACTTGCTTGCTAGAAAATGAGTTGAGGAAATATATACTTTTGGAAAATTATTTGGTGTATAAGTGCACTCTTATCATGTTTTtgatatgtgaataatatataatttaaattatttttttacgaGGATGtacattgtaattatttaagatattttataaattttatttgtattttcaaTCAATATTTTGGAATCAGACCCTGATCCAGACCTAGTTTCGAACCTAGATCTCGTTTCAGTCCAAGATCTAGACCTAGGCCCGAACCCCGACCTACTTTCTTTATAACCTCAATTTCTTATTCCTtacttacataaaaaaaaaaaaaacaaaaataattacagaatacatacttaaatatatataattaaagaataatatatatgttatatatacatACCTGAATATTGTTAGTGGCGACCATTGATTTGTAAAATGTATTAGGATAAATGTCCTTAAAAAAAGCATCAACCTGTTGTTTTGTAGATTTAGTTTTGTGTAGAGGAATGTCTCTAACAAGAACTGCATATTGTTCAGGCTTCACTTGTGATGATGACATTAATGCCTTCACTCTCAACCCACCAACATGTTTGTATGCCTTCCACAACAAGTAATAAATAACAAATGAAACGCAGTACACGCCTACTAGAAATGCCCACAACCTTCTACTTTTTTCCTACacaatcaaaataacaacaaagaaatattaatttttgtgaATTGCAATTATTCAAAACTATagaaaaattctacaatgcactctCTTTAAATGGATGCATTGATGTACTCTTATCTattttagcatccgaaataactttttagtcaaattttttctcatggtcatgtaagttatagttatttaagatatcttgcaaaatttaaagaaatttgaaaaaatttaacacgctgaAAATAGGGTTCAAAAAgtattgcacgcgtgactattttattttatatacgtgtaaaatagattgtttgaacactactttttatattataaattattccaaatttctcaaaattttgtaaaatatacatcttgaataactataacgtaaacaaatatgaaaaaaaaaatagactaaatttTTTCTGAAAGCTGAAATAAATAAGAGTGCATCAGTGCACCCCTTTTAAGAgtacattgtagaatcacccaataCTATATATAGTGgggaattttaaaaaatatctttttggGTGATTTTACAATGTACCTCCTTAAAAAGATGTACTGATGCACGTCTtctacttgtttcggcatccagaagtattttttagtctaatttttttttttcatattcatttattttataactatttaagatagcgtacaaaattttgagaaattcagaataatttataatattgaaaataatgtttaaacagtttattttacacaagtataaaataaaatagtcacacgtacaacacactgtttgaacgcaGTTTTTcaacgtgttaaatttttctgaattttttaaaattttgcaggatgtcttaactAACTATAATTTACacgaccatgagaaaaaaattgactaaataattattttggatACTAATATAGATAGAGATGTATcggtgcattatagaattttcctatattttttcttcttatgttttattacaattaattttttatttataaaaatacgtttgaaaagttttaaaattataaaactatatACATTTTTCTcaacaaatattaaaaaaaaatatcaaaaataatacaaaaatgtaAATCAACCATATTAAATAAACTGTAAAACAATGTGACAACtataataaactataaaacaactaaaaaaaataattaagttgaaagggtaaaaaaaaaaataaaaaaatccatattaatattgatgtatttttataataattttttttccaaattttttatctaaatttttcaaataatattttatgtatagttttttttataaaaatatcatatttgaAATGGGAGCCCCTAAAATTCAGAATGGACCATAATTAGTATCCTAATAAATAAAgttaaatgaaatatatatatatagagagagtgtgtgtgtgaatttagtataattaagtgtatatatatatatacatcgaCATTTCCCATGGATAATTTTTGAAGATCAAGGGGAAGATCATCATCTATCTCTTCTTTGATGCGTTGCAATCGATCATCAGTGACAGCAACTGGTAGAAGAACTGGTAGCAGAACTAACCCACTTAAAAATAGTACTTTCAAAACTGCCAAACAAATTATACATATTACTTACAACAAATTTAGTTACTAAtaaccaaatatatatatatgtatatatatatctatagatGTATACGTACTAGTGGTGAGGAAGACGAAGTAGACAGCAGTGTCCACTCCTGACATGTTGATAATATCCTCTTCACTAGAATTAACGGCATCTCCGATCCACCCAAACGGGTTGCAGCAACCCGATCCGGATCCGTATTTAGTCGGATCCAACTCCAACGACGTCGTTCCGGTCCCTTTGGGTAATTTGGAGGACTTTTTATTCATGAGATTGGGGTAGTAAACGACGGCGTTTACTGGCAACCTCGACATCCATGAGTAAAGCAATaccaaaatcaaaaatatcagaCAGTACGTTCCTAACGATGTTAGAAACGAATTCAAatccatttctctctctctaaacaCACTCACTCaaatatattatgaaaaatagggTACCTatgtacttatatatatatataatgaggaTTGCTATTAGCTACCAGTACTTATCACTTTCTTGACATGTTGCATtacgattggctagcgatactttttaaaagctattatattaaatcatATGGGACCTGATACTTAATTTCACTATATTGACatttttcatttataatattattattatttattagctGGATTGGACTCTAAACGTTTTTCACGTATAGGATCTAGGATGTTTCACTTTTGTATTctctgttttattaattattatttctaactaaaatgaTCATGATGTTCTTCAtgcaaaaatagaaaagaataaATAGGATTTGTCTTCTAAATTATGAGTGTTttgttctctctcttttttcttttgttgcaaAGATTctttttgaaatatataaaaatattattgatcGTTGATGTAGATTCAGTTTAAAATAGCAATATGAATTTTAGAAATATGTACATGTATTCTTATAACTATTCTTGtaggaaaaataataaataaattggaTTTTGGATTGATTAAAGTTGTTAATTAAATAGATTTTTGTACTACAatcaattatataattaattattgtcaGTAAATTGTTTTAAAAATGAGCAAAATGTCATTAAAGGGAGATATTTTCAACCATTTATTTAGTTTGGAAAGATtttgtccaaaaaaaaaaaaaatagtttaagaaGCAAAACGtttcataaaaaaaacttatttattaaaacattttcttaaaaaataaatcgtGACTTAATTTGGGCTCGAACGACCAAAGATTAATCCATCATATGGATATCTTGTATGCTTTTTGAACAAATGGATATAttgtatgttatatatatatgtgtacaaAAATATTTGTATAATAGGGAGTTTCATTGAGTACTTCAAAATATTTtcttctaaaatatatatgtatttttaagtaatttttaaaaatattgtatattttttaataaagaacccaataaatttttttgtttaacACTCAccaatttttcttaaaaaaaaaattatagagggTGTGCTACACAACAACATTAAACACTATCATTAAGAAAATATATCATGATAAAACATTTAAAATAGACTTATTATAATTAGTGATCTCTAGGCTTACTAAAGAGGACAATAatttttactcaaaaaaaaaaaaaacaagaggacaataatttattatataaataattttaatcatGGCTTACAAATTTGGTCAATTCATGAACTCAttaattaaagttattttagTATCCAAAGTAGATGTGAAATGATTTGGTAAAAAGAGCTGCGAAATGAAGTTATTATCAATACTCATTGTTGGATTATTCTGTCTTTTTCCAGACATATTGGAAAATAAAGCTAACCCTATTATTCTTTGATTATAAACCCATCCTTAATAGTTAATATACCATTTATGGTTAAAATTCTATATCCAATATCACTAAGcaaaaagagaaaagagggaaagaaaaaaaaaaaaaaagcaaaaaggaaaagagatTAAAGAAAATTCCATCCCATTTCTCCaagcaaaaatatatatttgttttttttttttgaaaaaaatgatatttatgatatttatttttgtttgtttagtGCTGATGGAACATGTACCTAGCTTCTAGGTTGGTTTAATTTGTCGTGTAAAacaacaacataattaattggtttgtttttttaaaaaaattgaaaataaatcaaataatcaaATCTACTTATTGTGGGAATAAATAtaaggattatttcacaaatacacaaaaataacaaaaaaaaattataaaaataaattttaaatattt
This region of Cannabis sativa cultivar Pink pepper isolate KNU-18-1 chromosome 7, ASM2916894v1, whole genome shotgun sequence genomic DNA includes:
- the LOC115696850 gene encoding CSC1-like protein ERD4 produces the protein MDLNSFLTSLGTYCLIFLILVLLYSWMSRLPVNAVVYYPNLMNKKSSKLPKGTGTTSLELDPTKYGSGSGCCNPFGWIGDAVNSSEEDIINMSGVDTAVYFVFLTTILKVLFLSGLVLLPVLLPVAVTDDRLQRIKEEIDDDLPLDLQKLSMGNVDEKSRRLWAFLVGVYCVSFVIYYLLWKAYKHVGGLRVKALMSSSQVKPEQYAVLVRDIPLHKTKSTKQQVDAFFKDIYPNTFYKSMVATNNIQVNILWKRLEKQRKNLAQAETIYEESKTKGKKSPSSSEVAKRPTHKLGFLGLCGREVDSIEHYTNKVKELESKHEEERTKTLKDKQLNAALVFFTNRVSAALAAQSLHDKLVDEWTVTEAPEPSQLLWNNLRMKFFERQLRKYVVYFIVALTILFYMIPIGVVSAFTTLKNLMKLLPFLKLVLKMRIVRTVLEAYLPQLVLIVFMSVLPMLLLFLSKAEGVASVSHAERGAAGKFFYFTVLNVFIGVTLGGTLFNTIKEIQQEPNSIVEILASSIPQNAAFFISYVALKFFVGSGVELSRIVAVIAFHIKRKLIFKTEAEEKEAWPTGDLGFHTKVPEDMLVVTIVLCYSVISPIIIAFGLAHVAIGWLVTRNQALKVYVTKYESYGEMWPHMVFRILAAMILYQVTMFGYFGVKEFVYTPLLVPLPIITFLFGFIAHKKFHRSFHHIPLKIAAIEQSTQVDLEQVYTSFIPPSLEIKHHEPAV
- the LOC133039775 gene encoding uncharacterized protein LOC133039775, giving the protein MICWALWKARNTLVWDKKVSSSTQILTSAWVTLDHWRKAQDKTCLLSSSRLHDGSNIEQWMTPTSNTVKINVDGAIFEKENAYGFGVVARDSTGQILDFIAKYYHGNYKAEVVEALRVKEALSWIKDKGWSKIEVETDSLLTVQAIFSKQQMSSIFGLVTNDCKILLSSSPNISLHFIKRSANRVTHFVARRSRFYSDRSILENNVLTDLHAIL